A single region of the Kwoniella botswanensis chromosome 1, complete sequence genome encodes:
- a CDS encoding AMP deaminase, with protein sequence MPPARPPNIALTDPELFLGGIRSPLTKPSTSIASMPGTPVNEASGQDLNAKELLMQMQIFAFAEQGIGSELEQLYASFARCLDLRDKYMELSNQRLGDNPKDHDGTFHGFTPRSSGDVMGLKAEVEQDACEGSSAAENDDLPTWNIYPPPPPPHWHWKPSQGSVMPEPTSSDGTEMTKTTTSTSIKDNQTFKIEDCQIHEEDKRHIFQLNDEGVFTVYSAAEESPRVNGEVDSKGKKPLARIPTLKEYFTDLDYLLGVCSDGPAKSFAFRRLKYLSSKWSLYCLLNEYQELADMKAVPHRDFYNVRKVDTHIHHSASMNQKHLLRFIKSKLKRNPNEIVIHRDGKDLTLKEVFESLNLTAYDLSIDTLDMHAHQEFHRFDRFNDRYNPTGSSRLREIFLKTDNLLKGKYLAELTQELIADLEQSKYQVSEWRLSIYGRNLGEWDKLAKWVVNNKLVSHNVRWLIQVPRLYEVYKGSGLVNNFEDVVKNVFQPLFEVTKDPSSHPELHIFLQRVVGFDSVDDESKPERRLYRKFPTAKMWDTNQSPPYSYWIYYMYANMASLNAWRRSRGFNTFVLRPHCGEAGDPDHLSSAFLTAHSISHGILLRKVPALQYLFYLKQIGLAMSPLSNNALFLTYERNPFKDYFKVGLNVSLSTDDPLQFHFTASHLLEEYSCAAQIYKLTPADMCELARNSVLQSGWEMQVKKHWIGHKWYLPGAAGNDIHKTNVPTIRLAYRHSTLLEELALIRHGQHSPSATPTHLKQSSSAQLPNQPSPQPPSVSNDKTTVNNRPGMTSHPSDVAAAAMSMTNSSVYAQGESHPIAPHLIGGVGTLGERSRKKSVGQLKGVSFGGEAGTGAVTPLESDQVHEARR encoded by the exons ATGCCTCCTGCTCGACCACCGAATATTGCCCTTACCGATCCTGAGTTATTTCTCGGCGGTATCCGTTCCCCACTTACTAAACCTTCTACCTCTATCGCTTCTATGCCTGGTACACCTGTCAATGAGGCGAGCGGTCAAGATCTAAATGCGAAAGAGTTGCTGATGCAAATGCAAATCTTCGCTTTCGCAGAACAAGGTATTGGAAGTGAACTTGAACAATTATA CGCTTCTTTCGCTCGATGTCTTGATCTCCGAGATAAATATATGGAACTCTCGAATCAACGATTAGGTGATAATCCAAAAGATCATGATGGGACATTTCACGGATTCACCCCTCGATCATCTGGTGATGTTATGGGACTTAAAGCTGAAGTTGAGCAAGATGCATGCGAGGGATCATCTGCCGCTGAAAACGATGACTTGCCCACTTGGAATATCtatccaccaccgccaccacccCACTGGCATTGGAAACCTTCGCAGGGAAGTGTGATGCCTGAACCTACCTCATCGGATGGTACGGAAATGACCAAAACTACCACATCAACCAGTATAAAGGATAATCAAACTTTTAAAATTGAAGATTGTCAAATTCACGAAGAGGATAAACGACATATCTTCCAACtgaatgatgaaggtgttttTACTGTCTATTCCGCTGCAGAGGAATCACCTAGAGTCAATGGTGAAGTCGATTCGAAAGGTAAAAAACCCTTAGCTAGAATACCAACCCTCAAAGAATATTTCACAGATCTAGATTATCTTTTGGGAGTTTGTTCAGATGGACCTGCCAAATCCTTTGCATTTAGGAGATTGAAATACCTATCGTCAAAATGGAGTTTGTACTGTTTGTTGAATGAATATCAAGAATTGGCAGATATGAAAGCTGTCCCTCATAG GGATTTCTACAATGTTAGGAAGGTTGATACTCACATTCATCATTCGGCAAGTATGAACCAGAAACATTTATTACGATTTatcaaatcgaaattgaAGAGAAATCCAAAT GAAATCGTCATTCATCGAGATGGGAAGGATCTTACTTTGAAAGAAGTATTCGAATCGCTCAATTTGACTGCTTACGACCTATCGATCGATACTCTCGATATGCATGCTCATCAG GAGTTCCACCGATTCGATCGTTTCAATGATCGATATAACCCTACTGGATCTTCGCGATTGAGAGAGATCTTCTTGAAGACTGATAAtttgttgaaagggaaataTCTCGCCGAATTGACTCAgg AATTGATAGCGGATCTGGAACAAAGCAAATACCAAGTTTCCGAATGGAGGTTGTCGATTTACggaag AAATCTCGGCGAATGGGACAAACTTGCTAAATGGGTTGTCAATAACAAGCTTGTTTCGCACAATGTCAGATGGTTAATCCAAGTACCAAGACTGTATGAAGTTTATAAGGGTTCGGGTTTGGTGAACAACTTCGAAGACGTGGTGAAGA ATGTATTCCAACCTTTGTTCGAAGTAACGAAAGATCCCTCATCACATCCTGAATTAcacatcttcctccaacGGGTAGTAGGATTCGACAGTGTAGATGACGAATCGAAACCTGAAAGAAGACTTTACAGGAAATTCCCCACCGCCAAAATGTGGGATACTAATCAAAGTCCTCCATACAGTTATTG GATATACTACATGTACGCTAATATGGCCTCTTTGAACGCTTGgagaaggtcaagaggaTTCA acACTTTCGTGCTGCGACCACACTGTGGAGAAGCAGGTGATCCCGATCACTTGTCATCGGCATTCTTGACTGCCCATTCCATCTCGCATGGTATCTTACTTCGTAAAGTCCCAGCATTACAGTACCTGTTCTACCTGAAGCAGATTGGTTTAGCTATGAGTCCGTTAAGTAACAACGCACTGTTCTTGACGTATGAAAGGAACCCGTTTAAGGATTATTTCAAGGTTGGATTGAACGTCTCCTTATCAactg ATGATCCCCTTCAATTCCATTTCACCGCTTCCCATCTATTGGAAGAGTATTCATGTGCTGCTCAGATTTACAAGCTCACCCCGGCGGATATGTGTGAATTGGCTAGAAACTCGGTATTACAGAGTGGATGGGAAATGCAGGTTAAGAAACATTGGATAGGTCATAAGTGGTATTTACCCGGTGCGGCTGGTAATGATATTcacaag ACCAACGTGCCTACTATTAGATTAGCTTATAGGCATTCTACATTACTTGAAGAACT TGCATTGATCCGACATGGTCAACATTCACCTTCAGCCACTCCAACGCACCTCAAACAATCTTCCTCAGCACAATTACCCAATCAACCTTCACCTCAGCCGCCCTCAGTATCTAATGATAAGACAACAGTGAACAACCGACCGGGAATGACTAGCCATCCTTCGGAcgtagctgctgctgctatgTCGATGACCAACTCCAGTGTATACGCACAGGGCGAATCTCATCCTATTGCTCCTCATTTGATTGGTGGGGTCGGCACGTTAGGTGAGAGAAgtaggaagaagagtgtGGGTCAACTGAAAGGTGTGAGTTTTGGAGGTGAGGCTGGGACTGGGGCCGTCACGCCTCTTGAGAGTGACCAGGTGCATGAGGCTAGGAGATGA
- a CDS encoding T-complex protein 1, theta subunit — protein MSLKVPKAGGPDLFKAGYKQMSGLEEAVLRNIAAVGELSEIVRTSFGPNGRNKLIINHLGRLFVTSDAATIIREIEVAHPAAKLLVMASTAQEAEMGDATNLVLILAGELLKRSEHLLTMGLHPSDVIQGYEMALAKGREELETLICSTIPASPLPTAEQLSKAVATSLASKQPGCEDFLAQLVAEASLAVMPKNPKDFNVDSVRVVKVLGGGLEASRVVRGMVFGREPEGVVKNATKAKVAVYTCGLDISQTETKGTVLLKKADDLLNFSRGEEKQLEGYFKEIADSGVKLIIAGSGIGDLALHYLNRMNIGVIKVLSKFDLRRLCRVVGATPLARLGAPTAEEAGMVDVFETVEIGGDRVTVLRQEEGEKTRTATIVLRGATANYLDDLERSLDDGINTVRILLRDGRQVPGAGSSEIEVARRVSEFGGKTSGLAQHSIKRWAESLEVVPRTLAENAGLNAEDVVSLLYKSHAEGQSEAGVDIDSENSSNGNGIITSSKEKGILDPFAAKDWAIKLATDAAISVLRVDSIIVAKQAGLAPPKQQGHWDDD, from the exons ATGTCGTTGAAAGTACCAAAAGCCGGAGGGCCAGACCTTTTCAAGGCCGGATATAAG CAAATGTCTGGTCTCGAAGAAGCGGTATTGAGGAATATTGCAGCTGTGGGAGAATTGAGTGAAATTGTTAGAACTTCTTTCGGTCCTAATG GTCGTAACAAGcttatcatcaatcatcttgGAAGACTATTCGTAACCTCTGATGCAGCTACTATCATTCGGGAAATCGAAGTTGCCCACCCCGCTGCCAAGTTGTTGGTCATGGCTAGTACAGCTCAGGAAGCCGAG ATGGGTGACGCTACCAACCTCGTGTTGATTCTCGCCGGAGAATTACTCAAGAGATCAGAACATCTTTTGACTATGGGTTTACATCCTTCAGATGTCATTCAGGGGTATGAGATGGCTTTGGCAAAAGGTCGAGAAGAACTTGAGA CCCTCATCTGCTCAACAATCCCTGCATCTCCTTTACCGACCGCCGAGCAGCTCTCCAAAGCTGTCGCCACCTCTCTCGCTTCGAAACAACCAGGATGTGAAGATTTCCTTGCTCAATTAGTAGCAGAAGCTTCTCTGGCGGTAATGCCTAAAAATCCTAAGGACTTCAACGTCGACTCAGTCAGGGTTGTGAAAGTTTTAGGTGGAGGGTTGGAGGCTAGTAGAGTAGTTAGAGGTATGGTGTTCGGTAGAGAACCtgaag GTGTTGTGAAGAATGCTACCAAGGCTAAAGTCGCTGTCTATACTTGTGGACTGGATATCTCGCAGACTGAAACCAAGGGAACGGTGTTGCTTAAGAAGGcagatgatttgttgaaCTTCTCGAGGGGAGAGGAGAAGCAGCTTGAGGGT TACTTCAAAGAAATCGCCGACTCAGGTGTGAAATTGATCATTGCCGGTTCGGGTATTGGTGATCTCGCTTTACATTACCTAAACAGGATGAACATCGGTGTCATCAAGGTTTTATCCAAATTCGATCTTCGAAGATTATGTCGGGTGGTCGGTGCTACGCCCTTAGCAAGATTAGGTGCCCCTACAGCCGAAGAAGCAGGTATGGTGGATGTCTTTGAGACTGTTGAGATCGGTGGAGATCGAGTGACTGTGCTGCGTcaagaggaaggtgaaaagaCCAGAACCGCTACTATCGTCCTTCGAGGAGCTACAGCCAACTATCTCGATGATTTAGAAAGATCCTTGGATGATGGTATAAACACCGTTAGGATCTTATTAAGAGATGGTAGACAGGTACCTGGAGCTGGATCAAGTGAAATTGAAGTTGCTCGACGAGTATCCGAATTCGGTGGAAAGACATCTGGATTAGCTCAACATTCCATAAAGAGATGGGCGGAATCACTCGAAGTCGTTCCTCGAACTCTCGCTGAGAACGCTGGTCTGAATGCCGAAGATGTCGTTTCGCTCTTGTATAAGTCACACGCGGAAGGTCAATCTGAAGCTGGTGTAGATATCGATTCCGAAAATTCATCAAATGGCAATGGAATCATCACTTCGTCGAAAGAGAAGGGAATTCTGGATCCATTCGCTGCTAAAGATTGGGCTATCAAGTTGGCTACGGACGCTGCTATCTCGGTACTTAGGGTGGATAGTATCATAGTAGCGAAACAGGCTGGTTTGGCTCCTCCTAAACAACAAGGTCATTGGGATGATGATTAG